One window of the Salvia splendens isolate huo1 chromosome 1, SspV2, whole genome shotgun sequence genome contains the following:
- the LOC121755717 gene encoding protein TIME FOR COFFEE-like yields the protein MERNRDTRRATVSAANDLPRRRQRITTLKDSIDKDRQMKSQETVRLGDREEKELEREFRKRRRIDRTAAQQRSESTDSSEEEEEMRIHQHNQFSLNNRRGLRAHRSSPVLIAAGDEMLGVPVPRRARSASAKRLQEFSNSGSGGFGDDSMKKMKYSERRNPISNPKQSQDDIEIEVAEALFDLMKQSQSQSKSSQRQESVDRDRLLPAGDKLKISKADGGKDENHAFSVQNEPPIKANAGADLGDSLKELKREGRAEKERFPDDGFVNKVKVGSPKESESPSSAKVNACEIQDATVTKAHYDAVIVETKKETKLEIDLMKSEVAAKDGIFAVASGMHGEKIGIVNSNQQSNLDVEKHNPQQQARKENKNQSPTSLLPFPIGMSSWPGVLPNPGFMLPLQAMPINGITKSSLIMQPPQFKFSQPRPKRCAIHQYLAQSIHCHQELVKKSLSTGPIALCGSKSPSLKFTSPAQHFIPRSPFLGEFQGGQNLATSSVGNGKDKSSDAAVALNSTSSKSSHQASASSFLHGHGFLLPFGNHQMTMMAPTNSSGSPQSATSAANTTMLSTAGRLPVNFPLPNASTSSPYMAILQNNGCSIPVSTNISMPPFKGGSNSIPFFNPSLYPSPAFNQQPFTTSHHASSQSASQNMNLSSHRQPQSTSENKLPTTVSANLQSEKPAQPSYSSIMSDAEINWKNGASFAPSVVSHSAKPNSSPQQGSKSRVAYDFSFGSNASATPVLSFSSTVQSSGMFQMPPDMSPSGMQILHQKNFQTSEGKSVASGGQSLNSSRSDYSEISALSTMGPPKFDARNMNFLPSSLDGRPPFQTTSGVPVPNFQQHHNVHGSFLAGVLPSSSSHVSQGQTHITFGNGSFQGHQSVMPRNPSSVASPIPSQEADCQKSPSPACRRNVPSILGTCPGQLPELKY from the exons ATGGAGAGGAACAGAGATACACGAAGAGCGACTGTCTCCGCAGCTAACGATTTGCCGAGAAGACGGCAAAGGATCACTACTCTCAAAGATTCAATCG ACAAGGATAGGCAGATGAAATCGCAGGAAACCGTGAGGTTAGGAGATCGAGAGGAGAAGGAGCTGGAACGAGAGTTTCGCAAGAGAAGAAGAATCGATAGGACTGCGGCGCAGCAGAGAAGCGAGAGTACGGACTCGAGTGAAGAGGAAGAGGAGATGAGGATTCATCAGCATAATCAATTCTCGTTGAATAATCGCCGAGGTCTCCGTGCACACCGCTCATCGCCGGTTCTTATAGCCGCCGGAGACGAAATGTTGGGGGTTCCTGTTCCCCGAAGAGCCCGCTCTG CTTCGGCGAAGAGATTGCAAGAGTTTTCCAATTCAGGCAGTGGCGGCTTTGGCGATGACTCTATGAAAAAGATG AAATATTCGGAGCGAAGAAATCCGATTTCAAATCCCAAGCAGAGTCAAGATGATATCGAGATTGAGGTTGCTGAAGCTCTGTTCGATCTGATGAAACAATCCCAATCCCAATCCAAATCTTCGCAAAGACAAGAAAGCGTTGATAGAGATAGATTACTTCCAGCTGGCGACA AGTTAAAGATATCGAAAGCTGATGGTGGCAAAGATGAGAATCACGCCTTTTCAGTTCAAAATGAGCCACCAATAAAAGCGAATGCTGGAGCAGATTTGGGTGACTCGTTGAAAGAGCTAAAGAGAGAAGGAAGGGCTGAGAAAGAGAGGTTTCCGGATGATGGTTTTGTGAATAAAGTTAAAGTGGGGTCTCCAAAAGAAAGCGAGTCGCCGTCATCTGCTAAAGTAAATGCTTGTGAAATTCAGGATGCGACAGTTACAAAAGC GCATTATGACGCAGTTATTGTGGAGACTAAGAAGGAAACTAAGCTGGAGATTGATTTGATG AAGAGTGAGGTTGCTGCAAAGGACGGTATCTTTGCGGTTGCATCAGGAATGCACGGAGAGAAGATTGGGATTGTTAATAGCAATCAACAGTCAAATCTTGATGTTGAGAAGCATAACCCTCAGCAGCAAGCTAGGAAGGAGAATAAAAATCAAT CACCAACTTCCTTGTTGCCTTTCCCTATTGGTATGAGTAGCTGGCCTGGTGTTCTTCCTAATCCAGG ATTTATGCTGCCTCTGCAAGCTATGCCTATAAATGGAATCACGAAATCTTCATTGATAATGCAG CCCCCTCAATTTAAATTCTCTCAGCCTCGTCCAAAGAGATGTGCCATCCATCAATACCTCGCGCAAAGCATCCATTGCCACCAGGAGCTCGTCAAGAAGTCTCTATCAACTGGTCCCATAGCTTTGTGTGGAAGCAAGTCACCGAGCCTAAAATTTACATCACCAGCCCAACACTTCATCCCCAGAAGCCCATTTCTTGGAGAGTTTCAAGGAGGGCAGAATTTAGCAACTAGTTCTGTTGGAAATGGAAAAGATAAGAGCTCGGATGCTGCTGTGGCTTTAAATAGCACAAGCAGTAAGTCCTCACATCAAGCCTCCGCTTCTAGTTTCTTG CATGGCCACGGTTTTCTATTGCCGTTTGGTAACCATCAAATGACAATGATGGCACCAACTAATTCTTCTGGATCTCCTCAATCTGCAACCTCAGCTGCAAATACTACTATGCTGTCTACAGCTGGGCGACTTCCGGTCAACTTTCCTTTGCCTAATGCATCAACTTCTTCCCCATACATGGCCATACTACAGAACAATGGTTGCTCGATCCCTGTTTCAACAAACATTTCAATGCCTCCCTTTAAAGGAGGATCCAATTCAATCCCCTTCTTTAACCCCTCTTTGTACCCTTCCCCGGCATTCAATCAGCAGCCTTTCACCACATCTCATCATGCTTCATCCCAATCAGCTTCTCAAAATATGAACTTGTCATCACATAGACAACCACAGTCCACCAGTGAGAATAAACTCCCTACTACTGTATCTGCAAATCTGCAGTCAGAGAAGCCGGCCCAGCCCTCCTACTCGTCCATCATGTCTGATGCTGAAATTAATTGGAAAAATGGTGCTTCGTTTGCTCCTAGCGTTGTATCTCACTCTGCAAAACCAAATAGTTCTCCACAACAGGGTTCCAAGAGCAGAGTTGCATATGATTTCTCTTTCGGTTCAAATGCTTCTGCTACCCCAGTGCTCAGCTTCTCATCCACGGTGCAGAGCTCTGGTATGTTCCAGATGCCTCCTGACATGTCTCCGAGTGGTATGCAGATATTACACCAGAAGAATTTCCAGACCTCCGAAGGGAAGTCCGTAGCCAGTGGTGGTCAGTCTCTTAACTCCTCAAGATCTGATTACTCAGAGATATCAGCCCTCTCCACCATGGGACCTCCCAAGTTCGATGCTCGAAATATGAATTTTCTTCCATCCTCCCTCGATGGCCGCCCACCATTTCAGACAACATCTGGTGTTCCTGTCCCAAATTTTCAGCAGCATCACAACGTTCATGGATCTTTCCTTGCTGGCGTACTCCCGAGCAGCAGTAGCCACGTGTCTCAAGGCCAAACTCACATAACCTTTGGTAATGGTTCGTTTCAAGGACATCAGTCTGTGATGCCAAGAAATCCCTCTTCCGTGGCCTCACCAATACCATCCCAAGAGGCGGATTGCCAGAAGTCGCCGTCCCCTGCTTGCAGACGGAACGTTCCATCGATTCTAGGCACGTGTCCCGGCCAACTGCCGGAGCTCAAATACTGA
- the LOC121755726 gene encoding ribosome-recycling factor, chloroplastic-like, translated as MSDKWFLSTSVKIIGSISSNTLMATTFSSVSHLRSVFYASIAPKTRPSLPDFKNVRSWSASANYVDVKLHAAARAVSAKAKRIGVRCATLEEIEEEKSMIEEDARERMEKTIDNVRASFNSIRTGRANPAILDKIEVEYYGTPVVLKSIAQISTPDASSILVQPYDKSSLKSIEKAIVNSDLGMTPNNDGDVIRLSMPQLTSDRRKELSKVVAKQAEEGKVAIRNIRRDAIKSYEKLEKEKKLSEDNVKDLSADLQKVTDEYMKKIESIFKQKEKELLQV; from the exons ATGAGTGATAAATGGTTCTTATCCACAAGTGTAAAAATAATCGGAAGCATTTCATCGAACACTCTCATGGCGACGACGTTCTCGTCTGTATCTCACCTACGCTCCGTCTTCTACGCCTCCATTGCTCCCAAAACTCGCCCCTCACTTCCAG attttaaaaatgtgcgtTCATGGAGTGCCTCGGCGAATTACGTCGACGTTAAGCTTCACGCGGCGGCGAGGGCGGTTTCTGCGAAAGCGAAGAG AATCGGAGTGAGGTGTGCAACTCTCGAGGAAATAGAAGAGGAGAAGTCGATGATTGAGGAAGATGCT AGAGAGAGGATGGAGAAGACTATTGATAATGTTAGGGCAAGTTTCAATTCGATTAGAACGGGAAGGGCAAATCCAGCTATACTGGACAAAATTGAG GTAGAGTATTATGGAACACCAGTTGTTTTGAAGAGCATAGCTCAGATAAGTACTCCAGATGCAAGTTCCATACTGGTGCAGCCCTATGACAAATCCAG CTTGAAGTCTATAGAGAAAGCAATTGTCAATTCCGACCTTGGGATGACTCCAAACAATGACGGAGATGTTATTAGGTTGTCTATGCCACAACTCACATCAGACAGGAGGAAG GAGTTGTCAAAGGTTGTGGCTAAGCAAGCTGAAGAAGGCAAG GTTGCCATAAGGAATATCAGAAGAGATGCCATCAAATCTTATGAAAAGCTTGAGAAG GAGAAGAAGCTCTCAGAGGATAATGTGAAGGACCTATCTGCTGATTTGCAG AAAGTGACAGATGAGTACATGAAGAAGATCGAGTCCATCTTCAAACAGAAAGAGAAG GAGCTGCTGCAAGTATGA